The following proteins come from a genomic window of Mammaliicoccus sp. Marseille-Q6498:
- the wzx gene encoding O-unit flippase-like protein, translating into MNIGKKDVVWGYVSIGMVQGINILLLPIILKYLNASELGLWYTFSSLYGLAMLIDFGFQTIIARNISYLWAGAKSIESDGYSGNNSTGEFNESYFVKVLSTIKFIYLMMGMIVFSILVTVGLVYIIKVSNNEIDVKIAIISYLLYMLSIVLNITFSYWNAVLKGIGSIKAYNQILIVTKSVQLVLSLVFLLLGLGLIGVSLAYLISVIVNRVLQSIVYYNHSKATKDTKNKIKIKYNKDIYRVLLPNTLKTGVLSFSNYLIVNFPIILSSYYLSLEISGRFGLLNQILTLILTLSNSYFNTYLSKFNYLRVKKNYDELFKLFRKSIVTNYFFNLISFVLLVFLGNWILEIIGTDYKLLGISTMVITIAYRFLYNNQVIFTSFLSTKNKIPHFKQFLVSSIVTVLLQLILLQFWEANLYTLLLPLLIVQLLFNNWYWVLYVIKDMRSDINEKSIINE; encoded by the coding sequence ATGAATATAGGTAAAAAGGACGTTGTCTGGGGTTATGTAAGTATTGGCATGGTGCAAGGTATAAATATTCTTTTATTACCTATTATATTGAAGTATTTAAATGCATCTGAACTTGGCTTGTGGTATACGTTTAGTTCTTTATATGGTTTAGCTATGTTAATTGATTTTGGATTTCAGACAATAATTGCTAGGAACATTAGTTATTTATGGGCAGGTGCGAAAAGCATAGAGAGTGATGGTTATAGTGGTAATAACAGTACAGGTGAATTTAATGAATCTTATTTTGTAAAAGTACTTTCTACAATAAAATTTATTTATTTAATGATGGGTATGATTGTTTTTAGCATTTTAGTTACTGTTGGATTAGTTTATATTATAAAAGTTTCCAATAATGAAATAGATGTTAAAATCGCAATTATTTCCTACCTTTTGTATATGTTATCTATAGTATTGAACATAACTTTTTCTTATTGGAATGCTGTGCTTAAAGGAATAGGTTCTATAAAAGCATATAATCAAATATTAATAGTGACTAAATCAGTACAATTAGTATTGTCTCTTGTTTTTCTATTATTAGGATTAGGATTGATTGGGGTATCTCTAGCTTATTTAATTTCAGTCATAGTGAACAGAGTTCTTCAGTCAATAGTGTATTATAATCATTCAAAAGCGACTAAAGATACGAAAAATAAAATTAAAATTAAATATAATAAAGATATTTATAGAGTGTTGTTACCAAATACATTAAAAACTGGCGTATTGTCGTTTTCTAATTATTTGATTGTTAACTTTCCAATTATACTTAGTTCTTATTATCTATCATTAGAAATATCTGGTCGTTTCGGTTTATTAAATCAAATATTAACACTAATTTTAACATTATCTAATTCTTACTTTAATACGTATCTTTCTAAATTTAATTACTTACGTGTTAAGAAAAATTATGATGAATTATTTAAATTATTTAGAAAATCAATAGTTACAAACTACTTTTTTAATTTAATATCGTTTGTACTTTTAGTATTTCTTGGGAACTGGATTTTAGAAATTATAGGAACTGATTATAAATTACTTGGTATTAGTACTATGGTTATTACGATAGCTTATAGGTTCCTATACAATAATCAAGTAATATTCACTTCATTCTTATCGACAAAAAACAAAATACCGCATTTTAAACAATTTTTAGTTTCTTCTATTGTAACAGTACTTTTACAACTAATTTTATTACAATTTTGGGAAGCAAATTTATATACATTACTGTTACCTTTACTAATTGTCCAACTACTATTTAATAATTGGTACTGGGTTTTATATGTAATAAAAGATATGAGGAGTGATATAAATGAAAAATCAATCATTAATGAATAG